The Pseudofrankia sp. DC12 region ATGAAGTAGAGCATGTACTGGGTGTTGTTCGACAGCTGCAGGCTGTACCACTCCCAGCCGCCCTGGCCCGGCGTCCAGTTACCCCACTGGTGGTCCAGCCAGGCGGTGCCGGTCACGTTCACCGGGCTGCCGTGGTCGAACAGGGTGCCGGTGACGTGCAGGTTCGTCTCGGAGTAGTAGCCCGACGTGCCGAACGGCCCGTAGCCGATGGTGCCGGCACTGCCGTGCAGCGCGGCCGGGGCCGTCTGGCTCGCGGTCATGGTGCCGAACACGTAGCTCAGGTCGGAGAAACCGCCGGAGAAGTGGTTGACCAGGTTCTTGCCGTCGATGTGAATGGGGCCCGCACTGACGCTGAAGCCGCCGCCGGCCGGGACGTTGTCCGGGCTGATGCTGTAGAGGCTCTTCGTCGAGGTGTAGGTGCCCCGAGTCAGGTCCGCGATCGCGAAGTTACCGTTGTAGATGGTGGCGACGGGCGCGGCCGAGAGACCGTCGACGCGATTGACCAGGGTCTCGAAGCCGTACGAGTGCGTCTTTCCGAGGAGGTCCTTCCCGCTCAGGTGGCCGGTGATGTACCACCATTCCATCCCGGCACTCACATGCGGGGACTCGTCCGTGGGCAGCGACACCCCCGTGGCGGCGTGCGCCGTTCCCCCGGTGCACACGAGCAGCAGGCTCGTCAGGCTTCCTAACAAAAGCGCGGCCAGTTTTCGGAAACGCATTCTTCGTGGATCCGGACGGGTGGATCTGGACATGCTGGTGCCCCTCTCACGGTGCGCGCGGTGGTGGCGCGCGGCGGATACCGCGCGCCCGTCGGCGACCTTGCAGGCCGCCGATGCTCATGGGATATGTCCGCGGCCACGCGCCAACGCGTGTGGGCAGCGGTGGGCGCCCTGGGGCGGCCGCGCCGCCGGGGCGACGGTCATTGCGGCCGGGCCGCGATGACCGGTCCTGCGCACGGCGACATACCAGGACGCCCCCGCGCGGCCTTGATAAATATTTAGAGGTATCGACCCTGACGATGGGACGATAGAAGTGACCCGTGTTCATGTCAACGATCAGTTTCGCCGCCGCAGTTGCAGGCCTTTGAGCTGCGGCGCAGGCTACCCGGGGCCGTCGAGCCTCGGCCGTAGGGTGCGGATGTGTCGTCGGTCAGGCCTCGACGGCGCGGGCATACGTTAATATCTTTCTGGACGCCGGGCCCGCCTGCCGCGGCGCGATGGCGCTCCCGTCAGCGGGTGAAGGGGGAGGCGGGCAGCCGGGCGCCCTGTTCGGTGATCAGCGCGTCGACCAGGCCGGCCGGGGTCACGTCGAAGGCCGGGTTGTGGGCGCGGGCGCCCGTCGGCGCGACGCGCTGGCCCGCGATGGTCAGGACCTCTTCGTCGGGGGCCTGCTCGACCGGTGCTGCCGCGCTGCCCGTCGGCTGCTCGTCGACGTCGGACGCGCTGGCCGCGACGACGAACGGGACGCCGGCGTGCGCGCACGCGAGCGCCACGCCGAGGGTGCCGAGACTGCTGCGTACATCGCCGTTGGCGGCGATCCGGTCGGCCCCGACGATCGCGACGTGAACCAGCCCGCCGATGATCACGCCGGCGGCGGCGCCGTCCACCTGGACGCGGTAGTCGATACCCGCCTGGGCCAGCTCCCAGGCGGTGAGCCGGCTGCCCACCAGCAGCGGCCGGGCCTCGTCCACGTAGACCAGCTCCACGCGGCCGCGGGCGTGCAGCTCGCGGATCACGCCGAGGGCGGTCCCCCAGACCGCCGTGGCCGGTGCGCCGGTGTCGGAGTGGGTAAGGACGCGCAGCGGGCGGTCACCGAGCCGGGCGAGGACCCAGTCGGCGCCGTGGCGGCCGATCGCCCGGCTCGCCCGCTCGTCCGCCGTGGCGATGGCCAGCCCGACGGCCACGACGGCGTCGAGCCCTTCGTCGATCCTGGCGTACGCCGTGTCGACCCCCTGGGCGAGCGCGGTCATGGCCGGCCCGGCGGCGCGCAGCCGGCCGACCGCGGCGGTGAACGTGGAGCCGTCCCAGCCCTCGCGGCCGGCCTGGGTGATCGCGAGCGCGACGCCGTACGCGCCAACGGCCCCGAGCGCGGCGGTGCCCTGGACAGCGAGCCGTTCGACCGCGGTGACCAGGTCGTCGACCCGGTGGATCTCGACGTCGGCTGTCTGGCCGGGCAGCAGCCTCTGGTCGCGCAGCCGGATCGAGCCGCCCGTCCACGTCACCGGCCGCGGCCCGGCGCCCACTCGGTCCGTCGCGCGGGACCGGCGCGCCGCCGGGCCGCTCGGCCGCGGCGGCACGGTCGAGGACGGCACGGTCGAGGACGGCACGGTGGTCCGGGCCGGTGCGGCCGCGCGCGGCGGCTGCGCGGGCGGGGGCGGCGGTGGCCAGCGATGCGGCGGCCGGTGCGCCGGCCGGGGCGGCCGCGGAACCTCCTCCGGTTCCGGGATCGGCGGCTGCGACATGCCGGCACTATGCGGACCTGGCCGACGGTGGGTCAAGGCGGCGGCGCCGAACAGGTGGCCTGGGTAGAACGGGTGAACCATTTCGTCCGGGCCGTGACGGGAGAGCGGGCGCCGAGCCCAGCCGGATGAGGCTGCGTCCACGTGCTGCCGGTCGTACCGCACCTTCTCCCACCGGGACGATCTCGGATCGCGCTCTGGTCTCGGCCCACCGGCCTCCCGCCGGGCTCGATCGCGCGAGGGCGCCGACCGGGAATGCGCGCGGCCGCCACGGCCTTTAAAGAGGCGCACTGGCAGTCCTATTTGCGTGCTCCGACGCCGGCAGCGGATCGGCCTGATGACGGCGGCTTCGAGCCGTCGAGTGGCGTGACGTTGCCGACATCTGATGAGGGTGTGATGTCGGCGACAGCGCGACCGAGCTTAGGCAACCCGGCTACGGGTCGAAACTCACGCTGGTGCTCCCACCGCAACCTGCCGTTCCTGTGGGATGGTCGAGGAGAACAACGCGGAAACGAGCGCAAACTCTGGCAGACGGCGGAGCGCACTGGTCCCGGCTGGCGCCGCTGGAAGCCTCGGTACACAGGTGGAGAGGAATTGTGACCGCGAACACTTTCGCCAACACTGACAGCCCGGCGGAGGGCGGCGTCTACCGGCACCGCGTCCTGGTCATCGGCTCCGGGTTCGGTGGGCTGTTCGCCGCTCAGGCACTGCGAAGCGCCTGGGCCGACGTCACCCTGGTCGCCAAGACCTCCCACCATCTGTTCCAGCCGCTCCTTTACCAGGTCGCGACCGGCATCCTGTCCGAGGGCGAGATCGCACCGCCGACCCGCGAGGTGCTGCGCCGCCAGCGCAATGCCCGGGTCGTGCTCGGCGAGGTGACCAACATCGACCTCGCCGAGCGGACCGTCACGTCCGAGCTGATCGGCCGCACGACGGTGCACCACTACGACAGCCTGATCGTCGCCGCCGGCGCCGGGCAGTCCTACTTCGGCAACGATCAGTTTGCTGAGCACGCGCCCGGCATGAAGAGCATCGACGACGCTCTGGAGCTGCGCGGCCGCATTCTCGGGATGTTCGAGCTGGCCGAGGCCTCGACCGATCCGGCCGATATCGAGCGGCTGCTCACGTTCGTCGTCGTCGGCGCGGGCCCCACCGGTGTGGAGATGGCGGGCCAGATCGCCGAGCTGGCCCACCGGACGCTGCGGCGGGATTTCCGGAACATCGATCCTCATCAGGCGCGCATTGTCCTGCTGGACGCCGCACCCGCGGTGCTTCCCGCGTTCGGGGACAAGCTCGGCGGCTATGCCGTGAAGCGGCTGGAGAAGCTGGGCGTCGACGTGCAGCTCGGCGCGATGGTCACGGACGTGGACGCGACCGGTATCGAGATCAAGGACGCCACGACCTCCCAGACCGGCTCCGCCGATGCGGCGGGAACCCCGGGCGGCAAGCGGCGGATCGAGTCGGTCTGCAAGGTATGGGCCGCGGGCGTGCAGGCCAACCCGCTCGGCAAGCAGCTGGCCGAGCAGTCGGGCGCGGGGCTTGACCGTGCCGGCCGGATCGAGGTCGAGCCGGACCTCACGCTGCCCGGCCACCCCGAGGTGTACGTCGTCGGCGACATGATCTCGCTGAACCGGCTGCCCGGTGTCGCGCAGGTCGCGATTCAGGGTGGTCGGCACGCCGCTCGCGACATCCGGGCCCGGATCAACGGCCGGCAGTCCGGAAAGATCTTCAAGTACCACGACAAGGGGAGCATGGCGACGATCTCGCGGTTCAGCGCGGTCGCCAGCATCGGCAGGCTGAAGCTGACCGGGTTCCTGGCCTGGCTGATGTGGCTCGCCGTCCACCTCGTCTACATCATCGGCTTCAAGCACCGGGTCACGACGCTGCTGCACTGGGCGGTCAGCTTCGTCGGCCGGGGCCGCTCGGAGCGGACCGTCACCCATCAGCAGATCTTCGCCCGGACCGCTATCAGCCGGCTGGGTGAGAACTTCGCGCCGACGCTGCCGCCGAGCCCGGAT contains the following coding sequences:
- a CDS encoding lipocalin family protein, whose product is MRFRKLAALLLGSLTSLLLVCTGGTAHAATGVSLPTDESPHVSAGMEWWYITGHLSGKDLLGKTHSYGFETLVNRVDGLSAAPVATIYNGNFAIADLTRGTYTSTKSLYSISPDNVPAGGGFSVSAGPIHIDGKNLVNHFSGGFSDLSYVFGTMTASQTAPAALHGSAGTIGYGPFGTSGYYSETNLHVTGTLFDHGSPVNVTGTAWLDHQWGNWTPGQGGWEWYSLQLSNNTQYMLYFIRDANGNYVQTIGTRVNADGTTTDLPAAQLSRATTGTWTSPDTGITYPVASTVNIPGGTLSVTPQLVNQEVWSSLIPQGNYWEGTSTVAGTINGQAVTGQAYAEVIPFIDMPGHGYVWQSVKNLLGI
- the mtnA gene encoding S-methyl-5-thioribose-1-phosphate isomerase, which codes for MSQPPIPEPEEVPRPPRPAHRPPHRWPPPPPPAQPPRAAAPARTTVPSSTVPSSTVPPRPSGPAARRSRATDRVGAGPRPVTWTGGSIRLRDQRLLPGQTADVEIHRVDDLVTAVERLAVQGTAALGAVGAYGVALAITQAGREGWDGSTFTAAVGRLRAAGPAMTALAQGVDTAYARIDEGLDAVVAVGLAIATADERASRAIGRHGADWVLARLGDRPLRVLTHSDTGAPATAVWGTALGVIRELHARGRVELVYVDEARPLLVGSRLTAWELAQAGIDYRVQVDGAAAGVIIGGLVHVAIVGADRIAANGDVRSSLGTLGVALACAHAGVPFVVAASASDVDEQPTGSAAAPVEQAPDEEVLTIAGQRVAPTGARAHNPAFDVTPAGLVDALITEQGARLPASPFTR
- a CDS encoding NAD(P)/FAD-dependent oxidoreductase, which gives rise to MTANTFANTDSPAEGGVYRHRVLVIGSGFGGLFAAQALRSAWADVTLVAKTSHHLFQPLLYQVATGILSEGEIAPPTREVLRRQRNARVVLGEVTNIDLAERTVTSELIGRTTVHHYDSLIVAAGAGQSYFGNDQFAEHAPGMKSIDDALELRGRILGMFELAEASTDPADIERLLTFVVVGAGPTGVEMAGQIAELAHRTLRRDFRNIDPHQARIVLLDAAPAVLPAFGDKLGGYAVKRLEKLGVDVQLGAMVTDVDATGIEIKDATTSQTGSADAAGTPGGKRRIESVCKVWAAGVQANPLGKQLAEQSGAGLDRAGRIEVEPDLTLPGHPEVYVVGDMISLNRLPGVAQVAIQGGRHAARDIRARINGRQSGKIFKYHDKGSMATISRFSAVASIGRLKLTGFLAWLMWLAVHLVYIIGFKHRVTTLLHWAVSFVGRGRSERTVTHQQIFARTAISRLGENFAPTLPPSPDGRPSWSGNVSALVPRPAEAPGQTEPADAKEPEPAASSAV